The Flavobacterium galactosidilyticum nucleotide sequence TGTTGGTAAAGGATATAAATCGTTTGGTAAGTACGCAAGTTCATTAGAATATCTTAAAGTTCCCTGACCATCAAACTGAAAATAACGGATAAAATATTGCGTATCGCTGTAATTACCGCTTCGCTTTATCGCCATCCTTATTTCTACGGTTTGCCCATTCGATACATCTTTTTGAACAGGCATAACCTGCACTTCAAAAGGAAAATCGTTCTGTATTTCGAGTTCATCATCTTTGCTACAAGATACCAAAGTAACCGAACTTGTGAGGATTACCAGCAATACATATACTGGCAGTAATCCTCTTTTGAATTGTTTGAAAAATGTTGTCATTATTATACGTTTTAAAAGTTAAACCTTAATCCCACACCTGCGGACGGTCGGAATTGTTTCATATCCGTACCCCATAAAACCTTTGTACGTCCTTGCAGGACTAATACAAATCGGTCGGACAGATACGTTTCAAAAGTCAACCTACCGCCAGCTCCGTAAATGAAATTGTCTTCACTCACTATTTTCGCTCCGTCATCCAACATTGCTTCGCCTCGGTTGATGGTTTCATAACCGATGACGCCAGATATTCCAGTATTAAGCGTTATGTTTTTTCGGGCATCGCCTAAAAGGAATAAACTGTAACCGCCTTCAGCAGTATAAGTTTCCTTCGGAATGCGCAAGTCTTTATAAGAATGGTATTGGTGCGTATATTCCAACGCCCAAAATTGGTAATTGCCGTTTTTGCCATTTACGGTCATTGCTACATTGATGTAATAATCGTTTCCGATTTTATCATTAGACAATACACCAGCACTTACTTCCAAGCCTTTTTGCTTAGGTAACATTCGTTGTGCCTGTGTAGCGGTAATGCCCATTAACACAAGCATTACGGTATGGATATACTTTATCATCTTATTGTTTTAATAGGTTATTAAAATTTCAGGTGCATATCATTAACCAAACGAGCCTTGATTAAATCCGAATTTTCTACCTGAAGCGTTTGGTGTCTGCCACCGTTTTTCTCAAAGATTTCAATCAGCAAAACCTTGTCATCGGCAATGGTAAACTGGTCTAAAAGGAATACGTTTTGTTCGATTGCTTTCCCGCCAATCTCATTCAATGGCTTATAAGTACGTAATGGTATCATTGGTCTTTCCTGCACTACGGTACGCTTGGCTACTTTTTTATCTACTACTTTGAAATTGATAAAATCAATTCCGAAAGGCACATTGGTACGGTTTCTCAATTCTGTATGGAAATAGTATTTGCCATTGTGTATGTAAATTCCTTTTAGGATAAACTGAATACCGAAACTTTTAGCACCGATATGCTTTACAATTCGCTGGTCTTTTTTGTAAATCGTTTCCAAAAGCAAACCTGACAATGATGGCGAATTGTTACCCAATTCTTCAAAAAGCACATCATTTCCATTTTCCTTATCCACTGCTTTTTGCATTGTCAGCAGATCGTAACTCAACGCTTCCGGATAAGCACTATAATATACATTGAAGCTGTAAAAGCGACCGTCATTGGTAATTACCGAAAAATTGGTTTCAGGCACAAAATCTTTTACCGATGCTTTTACACGAAGTACATTTTCTGCGTCTTCTGCCTTTCCTGCAATCAGGTATTCACTTCCCAAATCGACATATCGTATAGCGGTTGGGAAAATCAAATGAGTAGTCTTGTCATAGGTTACTTGCATTTGATAGGGTTCTATCTTGCCCAAAGCAAGCGGTGCTTTTAGACTGTCTTGTGCAAAAGTGTTTACGGCAAAGCCGATGATAAGGGCAAAAGCCCAAAATGTTTTTATTTGATTTTTCATCTTTTTAATTATTTGAGTTAAATATTATTTTTTAGAAACAAGGAAAACCTGGTGTCCTGCTTTTAGCGTAACCTTTGGTGTTCTTATTTTTTTTGCGAAATAACCCGAAATACCTTGTACGGCACTTTTACTAAGGTCGGAACCAATCTGTTGACCTGTTGAGGAGTTCATACTGAAACTTGAACCTGTGGCATTTCCCATATTTGCAACAATGTCTGTTACCGCATTCCGTTCAGGCGAGTAGGGAACGTACAAACCTTGTTGTCCGTCAAGGTCGTAGATGGTTATATCTACTGGGATAATATTACCCTCCAATTCTATGGAAGTAACTTTTAGATGTAATCTGCCACCTTGAAATTTCCCGATTGCCGTTAAAATTGTTCCCTGAGGAATCGTACGGTTAGGCGTTTGAGCAGGTTCTAATAAACGTAGTCGTACACCGCTTTCGCCAATTATTGTCTGTGTTTCTTGTATGCTGGCTTTTACGCTATTTTTTGGTTGAGCCACTTGTTCTACAGATCCAGCAGTATAGAAACCTCGGTTCTTGTTTTCGCTCCAGTCTGCTAAAAAAGCACTATCGGTAGGTTCTCTGTACAAAGCCGATACAGCTTTCTTTCTTGTAGGTGTGAATGCTACAAAATATTCTTTCTGAGAATTTGAAGAAGAACCTCGGCTAGCACTGTCGGTGCTTACAGGTTTTTCGGTATTTCCTCCCGAAGGCAGATACTTTGAAGCCATCTGATACGATTTTTCCATCAACGTCAATTGGTCATTTACAGTTACACCGACAGGTATATCTTTTTCAGCCAATTTTTCTTTTAGTTCGTCCAATTGCCTGCGTAGTTCTTGTGTTTCGCTGTTATTATCCTGATAAAATGAACCTAATGTGCTTTGTGCATTTCGGTAACTGTTTAGTGTAGAAGTGCCCGATTTTCCAGTCATCATACCATTGTTTTGGTCTTCTTCGGGCAATTCTTCTTTAGTCTGCTGTGTGCTATCGTTATTCCAATAATCCGATAGCGTAGTTAGGGCATTTCGGCTTTCCTGGTCTTTCTGTTCCAGCATATCTTGCTCATAAGCTTTTTGTTTATCATCCTGCATTCCTGCTTCGGTAGCCTGTGGAAAAGCATCGTTTAGTCCGATGTTTTCCATTTCTTTTTTATCTGCCGAGGGTTTAAATATCAGGTATAAACAACCCATAAAAACAATCCCCATTAAACCAAAAATGAGTGGTTTTTTAAATCGTTCAATGGCACTCTTTTTATCCTCCGTAAGGTTGGATACTTTGTTTTGGTCGCCTTCCTCAACCAGAATGCTGACCCTTTTTTCATTTTCTTTCATAAAATTTATTTTTAAAAATTGTTGTCAATGTGTCCTTCAGCTTTTCAGGACTTTCTTTCTTTTTGAGAACAGGATTTTCGATATGCTCAATGACCAAATTGTTATCGGCTTTGCCTGCATCATACCATACTTTTAAAATAACTCCTGCGGTAAGCAGTAGATAGCCTATAAAAAAGTATAAGGTGTATTTATGCTGTTTTCCAACGGGTAATGCCCGCCATCGTTCGTCCAACTTGTTAAAATACCTATCCATATTTGCTCTTAATTTTTTCATGTCTTAAATTATTATTGGCTATCACATTTTAAACCCTCTTTTTTGGGAAGAAATGTGTTGTTTAGGATCTTCAGATACTTGGGCTACGGCTTCCTTTAATGTAGGAACCGAACCTGTTGAAAGATTTGTTAGTTCTGATTTCTTCAATAGTTGTCCGTAGCGGTCTGTCCTTTCAATGTCCATCTTTTGTACATCGAAAATGCCGTTTTTATGTCTTATCCACATATTACATTCAATCCTCGGCTTGTCATCTCCATTCCATTGGAGGTAAGTCGATAATAAAAAAAGTTCATGTCTATTCGGTTTTTTCGTACCGTTGTGAGAGGCTTCCAAGTATTCATTAATGCTTTCTTTTAACTTGCCCGGATAAGATGCTTCCGTTTGGAAGTAACCGTTGTATCCTTTATCTGTCAGTGTTTTCACGAATGTGTCTAAATCAAGTAACTGTTTCATAATCTTTGATTTTAACGTTGAATAACTTCAATGTCCTTATTCTCTACCACGGCAAATTTTTCAATATTGAAACCTTGCGGGTTATTGTCTGAACGGACAGAGTTTACAAGGAAACAGGACGTTACCAAGCTTCGCTTTGTCACATTGCTGGAACGGATGATGAATTGCTTAGCGTAAGTACGCACTGCATAAGGATGATTGTCGAAATTGCAGACCACACTATCCACCTCGATACGTTGCTGTACATTACCCGATATGATACGGTTGTAATAGCCTTTTTCGGAAAGATCTTTGTAATAATCAAAGGCACTTTTATCGGCAAGATTGAACGCCCGTTTCATATTGCTTTCAATGGCATTTTTGTCGGGTGCAAGTGTAAAAAAGAGTTCGTGAAAACGTCTTACGTGTTCCCTTGCCTCAACTGGACGGTTGATGGACGCATCTTGCGAAAGAGCCAACATCAATGATTTCCCATTGTCCAGTACATAAACTTTTTGGCGTTGTTCTGTTGCAAAGCTGTAGGACTGCCATACGGCATATCCTACAACGCTAATGCATAGAACGGCAAACACAATGGCGTACAGCCTTATCTGTCTAAAGCTGTTTTCGATATTTCTGAGTGTTTTAAATTCCATTTCTTAAGTGATTAATTTTATTTACTTATTAATTAGCCTGCCACCAATATTTCCTGCAACAGACCCAGCTCCAGCTCCGGCAAGATTTCCCGATTTCATTGCAGTTTGGTTAACATTACGGGTAAAGTTTCCGGCACCCCCTGCCTGAATAATCCAACCCGTTACCGTTGGAATTGTAAAATATCCTACAATACCGATAATCATAAAAATGATATACACGGTATTACTTGTATCGGGTATATAGGTTGGGTCGGCAAGCATTTCGATATCCCGTTCCAATATCAGCGATTGTATCCTTGCTAACATCGAACTGAACAAATCTGAAACTGGAAGCCAGAGGTAAACACTTATATACCTTGTAAACCATTGCGAGAGCGTGGATTGAAAACCGTCCCACACGGAAATAGCAAAGGCAATTGGTCCGAGTATGGACAACACTATCAGAAAAAATGTTCGTATGGTATCAATAACCAATGCAGCCGCCTGAAAAAGTATTTCCAGTAAATTGCGAAACCATTCCTTTATTGCTTTCTCAATCTTGTAGGCTTGCCTGTCCATATACATTCCTGCCATTGTTCCCACATCAGAAGGCGACCAGCCCAATTCCTCCAATTTCTTATCGAATTCCTCATCCGATGCCATATAAGCAGTTTCGGGATTTCTTACCATTGCTTCGTATTCCAATTGGTCTTTCTGCTGTTGCAATTTATTGAGGTCAAGTACCTGGTCTTCGAGAATGGAATGGGTTCCTGTTACTATCGGATTGAGAATTGCATTGATGGTTCCCAACACGATTGTTGGGAAAAACATAATGCAAAGTCCCAAAGCAAACGGACGTAACAATGGAAACATATCAATTGGTTCGGCTCGGCTTAAAGCCTGCCAAACCTTTAATGCCACATAGAACAAAGCGCCTAATCCGGCCACACCTTTAGCTACTCCTGCCATATCACCGGCAAGTGGCATCATATCATCGTACAGCGAACGCAGTACTTCGTGAAGATTATTCCATTCCATTTTTACCAGTATTTTTGGTTAGAAGTTCCATACAA carries:
- a CDS encoding DUF3872 domain-containing protein, yielding MTTFFKQFKRGLLPVYVLLVILTSSVTLVSCSKDDELEIQNDFPFEVQVMPVQKDVSNGQTVEIRMAIKRSGNYSDTQYFIRYFQFDGQGTLRYSNELAYLPNDLYPLPTEQFRLYYTSSCTVSQSFDVWISDSFGNEKKLTFQFNSSD
- a CDS encoding conjugal transfer protein TraO, producing MIKYIHTVMLVLMGITATQAQRMLPKQKGLEVSAGVLSNDKIGNDYYINVAMTVNGKNGNYQFWALEYTHQYHSYKDLRIPKETYTAEGGYSLFLLGDARKNITLNTGISGVIGYETINRGEAMLDDGAKIVSEDNFIYGAGGRLTFETYLSDRFVLVLQGRTKVLWGTDMKQFRPSAGVGLRFNF
- the traN gene encoding conjugative transposon protein TraN, producing MKNQIKTFWAFALIIGFAVNTFAQDSLKAPLALGKIEPYQMQVTYDKTTHLIFPTAIRYVDLGSEYLIAGKAEDAENVLRVKASVKDFVPETNFSVITNDGRFYSFNVYYSAYPEALSYDLLTMQKAVDKENGNDVLFEELGNNSPSLSGLLLETIYKKDQRIVKHIGAKSFGIQFILKGIYIHNGKYYFHTELRNRTNVPFGIDFINFKVVDKKVAKRTVVQERPMIPLRTYKPLNEIGGKAIEQNVFLLDQFTIADDKVLLIEIFEKNGGRHQTLQVENSDLIKARLVNDMHLKF
- the traM gene encoding conjugative transposon protein TraM; the protein is MKENEKRVSILVEEGDQNKVSNLTEDKKSAIERFKKPLIFGLMGIVFMGCLYLIFKPSADKKEMENIGLNDAFPQATEAGMQDDKQKAYEQDMLEQKDQESRNALTTLSDYWNNDSTQQTKEELPEEDQNNGMMTGKSGTSTLNSYRNAQSTLGSFYQDNNSETQELRRQLDELKEKLAEKDIPVGVTVNDQLTLMEKSYQMASKYLPSGGNTEKPVSTDSASRGSSSNSQKEYFVAFTPTRKKAVSALYREPTDSAFLADWSENKNRGFYTAGSVEQVAQPKNSVKASIQETQTIIGESGVRLRLLEPAQTPNRTIPQGTILTAIGKFQGGRLHLKVTSIELEGNIIPVDITIYDLDGQQGLYVPYSPERNAVTDIVANMGNATGSSFSMNSSTGQQIGSDLSKSAVQGISGYFAKKIRTPKVTLKAGHQVFLVSKK
- a CDS encoding nitrogen regulatory IIA protein translates to MKKLRANMDRYFNKLDERWRALPVGKQHKYTLYFFIGYLLLTAGVILKVWYDAGKADNNLVIEHIENPVLKKKESPEKLKDTLTTIFKNKFYERK
- the traK gene encoding conjugative transposon protein TraK; this translates as MEFKTLRNIENSFRQIRLYAIVFAVLCISVVGYAVWQSYSFATEQRQKVYVLDNGKSLMLALSQDASINRPVEAREHVRRFHELFFTLAPDKNAIESNMKRAFNLADKSAFDYYKDLSEKGYYNRIISGNVQQRIEVDSVVCNFDNHPYAVRTYAKQFIIRSSNVTKRSLVTSCFLVNSVRSDNNPQGFNIEKFAVVENKDIEVIQR
- the traJ gene encoding conjugative transposon protein TraJ — its product is MEWNNLHEVLRSLYDDMMPLAGDMAGVAKGVAGLGALFYVALKVWQALSRAEPIDMFPLLRPFALGLCIMFFPTIVLGTINAILNPIVTGTHSILEDQVLDLNKLQQQKDQLEYEAMVRNPETAYMASDEEFDKKLEELGWSPSDVGTMAGMYMDRQAYKIEKAIKEWFRNLLEILFQAAALVIDTIRTFFLIVLSILGPIAFAISVWDGFQSTLSQWFTRYISVYLWLPVSDLFSSMLARIQSLILERDIEMLADPTYIPDTSNTVYIIFMIIGIVGYFTIPTVTGWIIQAGGAGNFTRNVNQTAMKSGNLAGAGAGSVAGNIGGRLINK